The genomic region GGTGGGTATTACGCTGGGCACAGGGCTGGGCGCGGGCATCATCATCAACCACGACCTGCACGCCGGCGTGCTGTCCAGCGCCGGCGAGTTCGGCTGCCTGCCCTACCTCGACAAAACCGTGGAGGACTATTGCAGCGGCAAGTTTTTCGTGCAGCAGTACCAGCAAGAGGGAGGCGCCCTGCACGCCCAGGCCCGCACCGGCGACGCCCGCGCTCTGGAGGCGTTGGCCAGCTACGGCCGCCACCTGGGCAACGTCATCAAAATGATTCTGCACACGCTGGCGCCGGAAGCCATTTTCCTGGGCGGATCGGTGAGCCACTGCTACGAGTTTTTTCGGGAGGCCATGGAAGCCAGCATCCGCGAGTTTCCCTTCCGCCTAGTAACCGACCGCTTGGTGGTAGCACCCTCCAAGCTGCGCAACGCGGCCGTGCTGGGCGCCGCGGCCCTGTGCAAAATGAAGCAGGATCTTAGCCCCGCTACTCCCCAAACACTGCCCCTTTAACCGTCTATTCAGCCTTATTCTCAATCCATACACCATGACGAAAGCAGTTCCCACGTCTTCGGCGGCCGTGCCCACCACCAGCACGCAGCAAACCAGGTCCATTGTCATCATTGGGGCGCTGTTCTTCATTTTCGGCTTCGTAACGTGGCTGAACTCGGTGCTGATTCCCTACCTGCGCATTGCCTGCGAGCTAAATAACTTCGAGGCCTACCTGGTGGCATTTGCTTTCTACATTTCCTACCTCGTGATGGCCATTCCATCGGCGTGGGTGCTGAAAGCCACAGGTTTCAAGAACGGCATGTCGGTGGGGTTGCTAGTCATGGCCGTGGGGGCCTTGATTTTTATTCCGGCGGCCCTCACGCGTACGTATGGGCTGTTTCTGTTTGGCTTGTTTGTGCAGGGCACGGGCTTGGCGGTGCTGCAAACGGCGGCTAATCCCTACATCACCATCCTCGGTCCGCGCGAAAGCGCTGCCAAGCGCATCAGCGTGATGGGCATTTGCAACAAAATAGCCGGTGCGCTGGCTCCGGTGGCCCTGGGTGCCGTGGCGCTGAAAGACGCCGACGCCCTGGTAGCCCGCTTGGGCACGATGAGCGTGGCAGCCAAAACCGCCGAGCTGGATGCGCTGGCTACCCGCGTTATCACGCCCTACCTGCTCATGACGGCCGTGCTGGTATTGCTGGCTGTACTGATCTACTTTTCCTCTCTACCCGAAATCGACACCGACCACGAGGATGAAACCGTGGCTGCTGCCAACACCAACAAAACCAGTGTGTTGCAGTTTCCGCATTTGCTGTTGGGCGCGCTAGCCATGTTTGTTTATGTGGGGGTAGAGGTTATTGCCGGCGACACCATCATTAGCTACGGTAATGCGCAGGGGATTGAACTGGAAACGGCTAAGTTTTTCACCACGTTTACGATGGGGGCCATGATTGTGGGCTACCTCGTTGGTGTTGTGGCCATTCCGAAGTTTATTTCCCAGGAAAAAGCATTGCAGGTGTTTGCCGTGGCTGGGGTAGCGTTTGCCCTGGGGGCGCTGTTCACCAGCGGCATCACATCGGTACTGTTCATTGCGTTGCTGGGGCTAGCCAACTCGCTCATCTTTCCGGCTATCTGGCCGCTGGCCATCGAGGGCCTGGGCCGCTTCACCAAAATCGGTTCGTCCTTCCTGATTATGGCCATTGCCGGCGGCGCTGTGCTGCCGCCACTCTATGGTTCCCTGGCCGATGCCTATAGCCCCCAGCAGGCCTACTGGCTGGTGATTCCCTGCTATCTGTTCATCCTGTACTACGGTCTTGCCGGGCACAAAGTGCGCCGGTAAAACCTCACCCCCGGCCCCTCTCCTCGGGGAGAGGGGTGCGTTCTGGTAGTGAATCTGTAAGTAATGAAAGGGGAATAATTCACTACTCACAACTTCACTATTCACCTTCCGTCTGGCACCCCTCTCCCCGAGGAGAGGGGCCGGGGGTGAGGTTCCGCTTTCGCTTACCAACACCTACGTCTGCATCGTTTTCGAATGTCACCACACAAACTCCTGCTCCCGCTTCTTCTCCTGACTACCCCGTTGCTTGCCCAGCAGCGCTACGAGCTGAACACGGGCTGGCAGGCCACACCCAAAAGCAAAGTGAGCGTAGATGGAGCCGCGCTTTCGCAGCCTACATATGCCCTGAGCGGCTGGCAGCCCGCCGTGGTGCCCGGCACCGTGCTTACGACCCAGCTGGCCAACAAGCAAGTGCCCGACCCGTTTTACGGGATGAACAACAAGCAGATACCCGACATCTACCGCACGGGTAGGGACTATTACACCTACTGGTTCACCAAAGACTTCACCGAAAAAGTTACGGGCGATGAGCAGGCCTGGCTGCACCTGCGCGGCGTGAATTACAGCTGCGACGTGTTTTTGAACGGCCAGAAGCTGAACGCGCAGACCCACCACGGCATGTTTCTGCGCCAGACCTACAACGTGACGCCCTACCTGGCCAAGGACGGCAAAAACCGGCTGGCCGTTATCGTGTACCCGCCCGACCCCGTGGGTAACCCCAACGGCGGCCAGGGCGGCGACGGCACTATTGCCCGCAACGCCACCACGCAGTACACCGCCGGCTGGGACTGGATTCAGCCCATCCGCGACCGGAACACCGGCATCTGGGACAAGGTGACGATTGAGAAAACCCAGCAGATCAACGTTAAGAATCCGCATATCATCACCCGCGTGCCGGGCAAGCGCAAGCCTACCGGTCCGCAGGCGCCGGCTACCGTGCAAGTATCGGCAGAGCTGGACAACCCAACTGCCAAGGCCGTGGCGGGTGTGCTGCGCTATACCATAGATGGTCGCACGGTGGAGCAGAAAGTGACCATTCCGGCGCGCACCACCCAGCAGGTGAGCCTCAAAGACCTCAGCCTACCCAACCCCAAACTGTGGTGGCCCAACGGCTACGGCGAACAGCCGTTGTACGAGTCGAAGCTGCAATTCCTGGTACGCGGCAAAACCGTGTCGGATGAGGAAACGGTACAGGTAGGTGTGCGCGAGATTCAGCGGGAATGGAACACCACCACCCAGAGCATGGAGGTACACCTGAATGGGCAGAAAATCTTCATCAAGGGCGGCAACTGGATTATTTCCGACGCCATGCTGCGCTTCACGGATGCCCGCTACGACGCCGAAATCCGCTTTCACCGCGACATGAACCTGAACCTGATTCGGGTGTGGGGCGGCGCGCTGGTGGAGCGCCCCGAGTTCTACCAGGCCTGCGACAAGTATGGGATGCTGGTGATGCAGGACTTCTGGATGTCGGGCGACGCCAACGGGCGTTGGGTAGACCCCATGAAGCTAGAGGACCAGTGGACCCGCCGCCAGTACCCCAACGACCACCAGCTGTTCATCAAATCAGCAGCGGACCAGGTGAAAATGGTGCGCAACCACGCCTCGCTGGCCATCTGGTGCGGTGGCAACGAAATCACCCCGCCCAAGGACATCCTCACGGCACTGGAAGATTCTGTCTTACCGAAGCTGGACGGCACGCGCTGGTTTGTGCCCTACTCCAACTCGGATAGCATGTCGTACAACAACCAGGGCGGCAACGGCGACGGGCCCTATGGCATTCAGAACCTACGCAGCTTCTGGCAGCACCGCACCTACCCCTTCAACTCGGAAGTGGGCTCGGTAGGGGTAGGCGATGAGGAGTCGTTGGCGCGGTTTGTTCCGCCAGCCAACATGGTGCCCCCGCGCTACCTCGGCGCTGATAAAAAGCCCACGGAGGCTGTAGATTCGGTGTGGCAATACCACCTCTACATCGGCTACGAAGACCACCTGCTACCCTACGGCGCGCCCAAAAACGTGCGCGACTTCGGCTTGAAAGCCCAGCTAGTGAACTACGACCAGTATCGCGCTTTGATGGAGGGTTTCAGCTCGCACATGTGGGAGTGGTACACGGGCAGCATCATTTGGAAAACCCAAAACCCCTGGACCGCCCTGCGCGGCCAGATGTACGACTACTACCTCGACCCCAACGCCTGCCTCTACGGTCTGCGCACCGGCAGCGAGCCGCTGCACGTGATGTACAACCCCGTGGATAGCGCCGTGGTACTGGTGAACAACACCTTCGAGACTAAGCGCGACCTGATGCTGGTGGTAGACGCCTATGACATGGCCGGCAAGAAAACCAGCCTCACGCAGGTAATTGTGGAAATCAACCCCTCGCAGGCCAAGAAATACTTGCCCATTGCCGGCACGATGCGCAAGCTGGCGCGGGAGAAAGGCACATTCCTGATGCTGCAATTGCAGGACCTGAACAAGCAGCCCGTGAGCCAGAACTTCTACTGGATACCCGATGCCAAAGGGCAATACTCGGGTCTGCAAACCATGAACAAGGCGCCCCTGGGCGTCTCGGCCCGCCAAACCGCACCCGGCAAGGTAGAAGTAACCCTCACCAACCCCGCCAACCAGCCCGTTGCCTTCTTCAACCGCGTGTCGCTGGTAAACCAGCAAACTCAGAAGCGTGTGTTGCCTACCTTCTACAGCGACAACTACGTGTCGGTGCTGCCCGGCGGGCGCCAGACTATCACGTTGGACTACACGCCCGGTGCGGAAGCAGGCACGCCAGCTGTATCGGTAGAAGGGTGGAACGTGGCAAAGCAGGTGGTGCCGGTGGCGCAGTAGGGGAGGGAGGGCACCCTCCGCGGGGCGCCTCACCCCCCCGGCCCCCTCTCAGAAAAGGAGAGGGGAAGCTGAACGATTTCGCTTAGAAACAAAGGTAATAAACCGTGCCGCCGTGGCTTCCCCTCTCCTTTTCGGAGAGGGGGCCGGGGGGGAGGCGCAACGTTGAACACTACCTATGAAAAGATTTTTGTGGTTGCTCCTTCTGGTTCTCACTACCGGTTCAGCCTCCGCCCAAACCGCTCCCGAGCGCTACCCGCTGATTCCCTACCCTGCCTCCTTGACGCCGGCAACGGGCACGTTCACCATTACCAAAGCCACCCAACTGGCCCTATCCAAGGAGAGCAAACGCTTTGCGCAGGAAGCTGAGCAACTGCAACTGCTGCTAACAAACGGGGTAGGGGCACCGCTGAAAACCACGAAGAAAGCCGGAGCTAGTAGCATTGAGCTGCGCTACGATGCTTCGATAACAGCGCCGGAAGGATACAAGCTGACCATCACGCCGCAGCAGGTGACGCTGGCGGCGCGTGAGCCAGCCGGCATGTTTCGGGCGGTACAAACGGTACGGCAGCTGCTGCCGCCTACCCTTGAGAAGGCCGGAAAAGGCGCTACCCCCCTGACGCTGCCCGCCGTGCAGATCGAAGACCAACCGGCGTACGCGTGGCGCGGGATGCACCTAGACGTGTCGCGGCACTTTTTTGACGTTGCCTACCTCAAGAAGTACATGGACTTGCTGGCGCTCTACAAGTTCAACAAGCTGCACCTGCACCTCACCGACGACCAAGGCTGGCGCCTCGAAATCAAGAAATACCCCAAGCTGACCGAAGTAGGCGCGTGGCGTACCTTCAACAACCAGGATTCGGCGTGCATCCGCAAATCGAAGGATAATCCCGATATGGCGCTGGAGACCAAGTTCTTGCGGCAGCGTAACGGCCAGACGGAGTACGGCGGCTTCTACACCCAGGACGACATGCGCGGCATCATTGCCTACGCCGCGGCCCGCCACATTGAGGTCATTCCTGAAATCGATATGCCTGGCCACATGATGGCTGCCATCCGGGCCTGCCCTTTCCTCACCTGCAACGGCAAAAACGATTGGGGAAAGCTGTTTTCAACCCCCATCTGTCCCTGCAACGAAACCACCTACGAGTTCGTGGAAAACGTGCTGACGGAGGTAGCCGCTTTGTTTCCAAGCCCCTATGTGCACATCGGGGCCGATGAGGTGGAGAAAACCAGCTGGAGCACGGCAGCCTGCACCGAACTGATGCAGAAGGAAGGCATTAAGGACGTGAATGGACTGCAAAGCTACTTTGTGCGGCGCGTCGAGCGGTTTTTGCAGAGCAAGGGTAAGAAGATGATTGGCTGGGACGATATGCTGGAAGGCGGCATCGACGCTTCGGCTACTGTAATGTACTGGCGCAGCTGGGTAAAGGACGCCCCCGCCAAAGCCCTTCACAACGGCAACCCGCTCATTATGACGCCGGTGAGCACGCTCTATTTCGATAACCTGCCGGATAAGAACTCCGTGGAGAAGGTGTATCAGCTGGAGGTAGTGCCCTCCGATCTGGACCCTACATCCGCCCGAAAGGCCATCCTAGGCGCCCAGGCCAACCTCTGGACGGAACAAATACCCTCCGAAAACCGCGCCGACTATATGGTAATGCCCCGCATGACGGCGCTGGCCGAGGTGGTGTGGACCAACAAAAACCAGTACGCTTCCTACCTCAGCCGCCTGCGCCAGCATTACCCCCGCCTGGCCCTATTGAACGTGCACTACCGCGTGCCCGACCTGGCGGGTTTCTCCGAGGAAAGCGTCTTCACCGACCGCACCACTCTCGCGGTAGAAAAGCCCCTCGACCAACTAATTTTGCGCTACACCACCGATGGCAGTACGCCCACGGCTACCTCACCCGTGCTGCCGGCTGCCCTACCCATCACCCAGCCCACCACGGTGAAGCTGGTGGCCTTCACGCCGGAGGGGCTGCGGGGTGATACCTACACCATCCGGTACAGGCAACAGCCCTACGCCACGCCCGTAGCCGCGAAGGCCCCGGCGTCTGGCCTCACGGCTACGTACTTCACCGGCTACTTCAAGAAATCGGCGCTGATGCAGGAGGCCAAGGCCAATGGCAGCATCACCGTAACCAGCGTGCAGGTGCCCAAGCAAGCGGAAGCCGACCAGTTTGGGGTGCAGTTTCGGGGCTACCTCGACGTACCGGAAACCGGCGTCTACACCTTCTACCTCACCTGTGACGACGGCGGTACCCTGCGCCTAGCCGACCGCATGGTAGTCGACAACGACGGCCTGCACTCGGCCATTGAGAAAAGCGGGCAGGTAGCCCTCTCGAAAGGATTGCACCCTATTGCCCTCGATTTTGTAGAGGGTGGGGGTGGCTACACGCTGCTGCTGAAATACAGCAAAGATGGCAGTGAGCCACAGCAAGTACCTGCTAGCTGGTTGAAACACTAATCTCTATTTCAATGAATTTTCTCGCAGTGTTTCGCAGTGCATGCGAGGAAATAACACTGCGAAACACTGCGAGAAAGCCCCATGCACAGAAAGCATAAACACCATAGTATAATGAAGTTAAGTTCCACCCATTCTGTCTGGTCTATTGTGGCGCTGGCTGGCAGCGTTGCCTTGTTCAACGCCTGCTCGGGCACAACTAAGGTTGCTGGTGGCTCCACGGCCGCTCCTGCCATTCCGGCCCCCACGGGCCTCACTCGATTTGTAGACCCGTATATCGGTACGGGCTTCCACGGGCACGTATTTATGGGGGCCAATGTGCCCTTCGGGGCAGTGCAGTTGGGGCCGGTGAACATTTCTGAGGGCTGGGACTGGTGCTCGGGCTACCACTACTCCGATTCTACCATCATCGGTTTCTCACACACCCACCTCAGCGGCACCGGCATCGGTGACCTAGGTGATGTGGCGGTGATGCCCACTACGGGAGAAGTAAAGGTGATGCGCGGCTCGGTGAAGAATAAGAGCCGCAGCTACGTGTCGGCGTTTTCGCACGAGGACGAAACTGCGCGCCCCGGCTACTACGCCGTGCAGCTGAAGCGCTACGGCATCCGGGCCGAGCTGACCGCCTCCGAGCGGGTAGGCTTCCATCAGTACACCTACCCCCAGTCGAAAGAATCGCACCTGATTATCGACTTGCAGCAGGGTATTGGTTGGGACCAGGCTACCGATACGCACATAGAAAAGCTCAACGACAGCACCTTGGTAGGTTACCGCTTCTCCAAAGGCTGGGCCCGCGACCAGCGCCTGTATTTCGCGGCGGTGCTATCGAAGCCCATCCGCGACTTTAGCAGCGTGCAAGTAGTAGACTCGTTGGGTAATACAACACCGGCCAATAAAGGCAATCGTCTGAAGGGCATCGTTACGTTTGCTACTAAGGCTGGCGAGCAGGTGAAGCTGAAAGTGGGTATTTCGCCTGTAAGCAGCGAAAATGCACTGGCCAACATTCGGGCTGAAATTCCGCACTGGAATTTTCAGAAAACCGTAGCCGCCGCCGATGCCGCCTGGAACCAGGAGCTGGACAAGGTGCAGATCAAAACTGAAAACCCAGACCAACAAAAGGTATTCTACACGGCGCTCTACCACACCATGATTGCGCCCTCAACCTTCAACGACCACAACGGCGACTACTGGGGTACGGACAAAAAAGTGCATAAAAACGCGCCGTTCACTAACCTCACTACCTTCTCGCTCTGGGATACGTACCGGGCGGCGCACCCACTGTTCACGCTCCTGCAAACCAACCGGGTGAACGACATGGTGAATACCATGCTGGCTATTTATCAGCAGCAGGGTAAGCTGCCAGTGTGGCACCTGATGGCCAACGAAACCAATACCATGGTAGGCTATAGCGCCGTGCCGGTGGTGGTCGATGCCTACCTCAAAGGCTTCAACGGCTTCGATGCCAACCTGGCCTACGAGGCCATCAAGACCACGGCCATGCGCGACGAAAGCGGCCTGAAA from Hymenobacter aerilatus harbors:
- a CDS encoding family 20 glycosylhydrolase; translated protein: MKRFLWLLLLVLTTGSASAQTAPERYPLIPYPASLTPATGTFTITKATQLALSKESKRFAQEAEQLQLLLTNGVGAPLKTTKKAGASSIELRYDASITAPEGYKLTITPQQVTLAAREPAGMFRAVQTVRQLLPPTLEKAGKGATPLTLPAVQIEDQPAYAWRGMHLDVSRHFFDVAYLKKYMDLLALYKFNKLHLHLTDDQGWRLEIKKYPKLTEVGAWRTFNNQDSACIRKSKDNPDMALETKFLRQRNGQTEYGGFYTQDDMRGIIAYAAARHIEVIPEIDMPGHMMAAIRACPFLTCNGKNDWGKLFSTPICPCNETTYEFVENVLTEVAALFPSPYVHIGADEVEKTSWSTAACTELMQKEGIKDVNGLQSYFVRRVERFLQSKGKKMIGWDDMLEGGIDASATVMYWRSWVKDAPAKALHNGNPLIMTPVSTLYFDNLPDKNSVEKVYQLEVVPSDLDPTSARKAILGAQANLWTEQIPSENRADYMVMPRMTALAEVVWTNKNQYASYLSRLRQHYPRLALLNVHYRVPDLAGFSEESVFTDRTTLAVEKPLDQLILRYTTDGSTPTATSPVLPAALPITQPTTVKLVAFTPEGLRGDTYTIRYRQQPYATPVAAKAPASGLTATYFTGYFKKSALMQEAKANGSITVTSVQVPKQAEADQFGVQFRGYLDVPETGVYTFYLTCDDGGTLRLADRMVVDNDGLHSAIEKSGQVALSKGLHPIALDFVEGGGGYTLLLKYSKDGSEPQQVPASWLKH
- a CDS encoding ROK family protein; the protein is MTYTNYIGIDIGGTKVHIGVVQDGQIVHEVRFETSAQAPQEQILGELVRHIQLMLDTADVAGIGIGVPGLVDEQQGVVHNVQNIPSWREVRLKEHLAAHFAQPVYMTNDANAFAVGEKIFGQGQPYANLVGITLGTGLGAGIIINHDLHAGVLSSAGEFGCLPYLDKTVEDYCSGKFFVQQYQQEGGALHAQARTGDARALEALASYGRHLGNVIKMILHTLAPEAIFLGGSVSHCYEFFREAMEASIREFPFRLVTDRLVVAPSKLRNAAVLGAAALCKMKQDLSPATPQTLPL
- a CDS encoding sugar MFS transporter — protein: MTKAVPTSSAAVPTTSTQQTRSIVIIGALFFIFGFVTWLNSVLIPYLRIACELNNFEAYLVAFAFYISYLVMAIPSAWVLKATGFKNGMSVGLLVMAVGALIFIPAALTRTYGLFLFGLFVQGTGLAVLQTAANPYITILGPRESAAKRISVMGICNKIAGALAPVALGAVALKDADALVARLGTMSVAAKTAELDALATRVITPYLLMTAVLVLLAVLIYFSSLPEIDTDHEDETVAAANTNKTSVLQFPHLLLGALAMFVYVGVEVIAGDTIISYGNAQGIELETAKFFTTFTMGAMIVGYLVGVVAIPKFISQEKALQVFAVAGVAFALGALFTSGITSVLFIALLGLANSLIFPAIWPLAIEGLGRFTKIGSSFLIMAIAGGAVLPPLYGSLADAYSPQQAYWLVIPCYLFILYYGLAGHKVRR
- a CDS encoding GH92 family glycosyl hydrolase; the encoded protein is MKLSSTHSVWSIVALAGSVALFNACSGTTKVAGGSTAAPAIPAPTGLTRFVDPYIGTGFHGHVFMGANVPFGAVQLGPVNISEGWDWCSGYHYSDSTIIGFSHTHLSGTGIGDLGDVAVMPTTGEVKVMRGSVKNKSRSYVSAFSHEDETARPGYYAVQLKRYGIRAELTASERVGFHQYTYPQSKESHLIIDLQQGIGWDQATDTHIEKLNDSTLVGYRFSKGWARDQRLYFAAVLSKPIRDFSSVQVVDSLGNTTPANKGNRLKGIVTFATKAGEQVKLKVGISPVSSENALANIRAEIPHWNFQKTVAAADAAWNQELDKVQIKTENPDQQKVFYTALYHTMIAPSTFNDHNGDYWGTDKKVHKNAPFTNLTTFSLWDTYRAAHPLFTLLQTNRVNDMVNTMLAIYQQQGKLPVWHLMANETNTMVGYSAVPVVVDAYLKGFNGFDANLAYEAIKTTAMRDESGLKAVKELGFIPANSEVENVSKGLEYAVDDWCIAQMAKKMGKQEDYAYFSKRAKNYQNYFDKSVGFMRGRVSKTEWRTPFSPFQSVHMKSDFTEGNAWQYTWLVPQDVEGLIGLLGGEQRFTQKLDSLFTVQGNMGEEASPDISGLIGMYAHGNEPGHHITYLYSYVGQPWKTADKVRFIMDQFYTTKPDGIIGNEDVGQMSAWYVLSAMGFYPLNPANGAFVFGSPMVQQATLALPGGKLLSIEAKNNNATNKYIQSVTRNGQPYPKSYITYQDLMQGGTLVLEMGPKPSPTWGVAPDSRPRSVVQ
- a CDS encoding glycoside hydrolase family 2 protein, which translates into the protein MSPHKLLLPLLLLTTPLLAQQRYELNTGWQATPKSKVSVDGAALSQPTYALSGWQPAVVPGTVLTTQLANKQVPDPFYGMNNKQIPDIYRTGRDYYTYWFTKDFTEKVTGDEQAWLHLRGVNYSCDVFLNGQKLNAQTHHGMFLRQTYNVTPYLAKDGKNRLAVIVYPPDPVGNPNGGQGGDGTIARNATTQYTAGWDWIQPIRDRNTGIWDKVTIEKTQQINVKNPHIITRVPGKRKPTGPQAPATVQVSAELDNPTAKAVAGVLRYTIDGRTVEQKVTIPARTTQQVSLKDLSLPNPKLWWPNGYGEQPLYESKLQFLVRGKTVSDEETVQVGVREIQREWNTTTQSMEVHLNGQKIFIKGGNWIISDAMLRFTDARYDAEIRFHRDMNLNLIRVWGGALVERPEFYQACDKYGMLVMQDFWMSGDANGRWVDPMKLEDQWTRRQYPNDHQLFIKSAADQVKMVRNHASLAIWCGGNEITPPKDILTALEDSVLPKLDGTRWFVPYSNSDSMSYNNQGGNGDGPYGIQNLRSFWQHRTYPFNSEVGSVGVGDEESLARFVPPANMVPPRYLGADKKPTEAVDSVWQYHLYIGYEDHLLPYGAPKNVRDFGLKAQLVNYDQYRALMEGFSSHMWEWYTGSIIWKTQNPWTALRGQMYDYYLDPNACLYGLRTGSEPLHVMYNPVDSAVVLVNNTFETKRDLMLVVDAYDMAGKKTSLTQVIVEINPSQAKKYLPIAGTMRKLAREKGTFLMLQLQDLNKQPVSQNFYWIPDAKGQYSGLQTMNKAPLGVSARQTAPGKVEVTLTNPANQPVAFFNRVSLVNQQTQKRVLPTFYSDNYVSVLPGGRQTITLDYTPGAEAGTPAVSVEGWNVAKQVVPVAQ